From a region of the Candidatus Rhabdochlamydia porcellionis genome:
- the ndk gene encoding nucleoside-diphosphate kinase, whose amino-acid sequence MSHEQTLSIIKPDAVASNKIGEIFSYFEKAGLEIVGIKMQRLTAEQAKAFYAVHAHRPFFQELIQFMTEGPIVAFVVEGENAINRTRELMGATNPKEATPGTIRRDFGSSIERNAIHGSDTSENAKTEISFFFQPQAIFIH is encoded by the coding sequence ATGTCGCATGAACAAACACTTTCAATTATTAAACCAGATGCTGTTGCAAGTAATAAAATTGGAGAGATTTTTTCCTATTTTGAAAAAGCTGGATTAGAAATTGTAGGGATTAAAATGCAACGTCTTACTGCAGAACAAGCAAAAGCTTTTTATGCAGTACATGCTCATCGACCTTTTTTCCAGGAATTGATTCAATTTATGACAGAAGGCCCCATTGTAGCATTTGTAGTAGAAGGCGAAAATGCTATTAATCGTACACGCGAACTTATGGGAGCTACAAATCCTAAAGAAGCAACGCCTGGAACTATTAGAAGAGATTTTGGCTCTTCTATAGAACGCAATGCCATTCACGGTTCTGATACTTCAGAGAATGCAAAAACAGAGATTTCTTTCTTCTTTCAACCACAAGCAATTTTTATCCATTAA
- the dtd gene encoding D-aminoacyl-tRNA deacylase, whose protein sequence is MRLVVQRVLKAQVFVNFKQVGAIDQGAVALLGINNQDTHKKVPYLVKKLSQLRIFPNAQGKMDFSLVDLKLELLIISQFTLYADCISGRRPSFLQAACPDVAKSLYEAFIDQMQNLLSVQTGIFGADMKLHLINDGPVTFILDH, encoded by the coding sequence ATGCGTCTTGTAGTTCAACGTGTTTTAAAAGCACAGGTTTTTGTAAATTTTAAGCAAGTAGGAGCCATTGACCAAGGAGCTGTTGCTTTATTAGGTATTAACAATCAAGATACACACAAGAAAGTCCCCTATCTTGTTAAAAAACTCTCACAGCTTAGGATATTTCCTAATGCTCAGGGTAAAATGGATTTCTCTCTAGTTGATCTAAAACTAGAGCTATTAATTATTTCACAATTTACTCTATACGCAGATTGTATATCTGGTAGAAGGCCTAGTTTTCTTCAAGCAGCTTGTCCAGATGTTGCTAAATCTCTATATGAAGCGTTTATAGATCAGATGCAGAACTTGTTGTCTGTACAAACAGGAATATTCGGTGCAGATATGAAGTTGCACCTGATCAATGATGGTCCTGTGACCTTTATATTAGATCATTGA
- a CDS encoding phosphoenolpyruvate carboxykinase (GTP): MSNFNQNWTSNQRLIHWIEEIKELCQPKQVYICNGSSEEYHNLSQILVEKNLFVPLNPEKRPNSFWCHSSVNDVARAEESTFICSLHEKDAGPTNHWKDPEQMKILLKTRFLGSMQGRTMYVIPFSMGPIDSDFSRIGVQITDSEYVVCNMHIMTRVGEKILDKLANAEFVPCLHSVGMPLLDNVEDVSWPCSNEKYIVHFPEERSIWSFGSGYGGNALLGKKSFALRIASVMGRDEGWLAEHMLILAITNPEGIKKYFAAAFPSACGKTNLAMLLPSLPDWKIECVGDDIAWLHIRDQKLYAINPEAGFFGVAPGTSFTSNPNAMNTFTHDTIFTNVALTEDKDVWWEGMTQQPPSQLTDWQGNPWTPNSKHFAAHPNARFTVSAKQCPVIDPSWENPEGVPISAIIFGGRRSNTVPLVYEAFDWTHGVFLGACMSSEMTAAASGEIGKLRHDPFAMLPFCGYNMADYFNHWLSIEKNSVALPKIFHVNWFLKDDKGKYIWPGFGDNIRVLKWIFERVDQNDNFQTSAIGNLPKEDSLDISGLSLTSDQLKQLFAIHVTQWRQEIKEMHRYFTLFGSELPPHMLHQLQALEKRIQ, encoded by the coding sequence ATGTCTAATTTTAACCAAAATTGGACAAGCAATCAAAGACTTATTCATTGGATTGAGGAGATTAAAGAACTCTGTCAGCCAAAACAAGTTTATATATGTAATGGCAGTTCAGAAGAATACCACAACCTCTCTCAGATTCTTGTTGAAAAAAACCTGTTTGTCCCATTAAATCCTGAAAAACGTCCTAATAGTTTTTGGTGCCATTCTTCTGTTAACGATGTTGCTCGTGCTGAAGAATCTACCTTTATCTGTTCTCTACATGAAAAAGATGCAGGTCCTACCAATCATTGGAAAGATCCTGAACAAATGAAGATTCTGTTAAAAACTCGGTTTCTTGGTTCTATGCAAGGAAGAACCATGTATGTTATCCCTTTCAGCATGGGGCCAATAGACTCTGATTTTAGCCGAATTGGTGTACAAATCACCGATTCAGAGTATGTGGTATGTAATATGCATATCATGACAAGAGTAGGTGAGAAAATTCTTGATAAATTAGCTAATGCAGAATTTGTGCCTTGTTTGCATTCAGTAGGTATGCCTCTTTTAGATAATGTAGAAGATGTATCTTGGCCTTGTTCTAATGAGAAATACATTGTACATTTTCCAGAAGAGCGCAGCATTTGGTCATTTGGAAGTGGATATGGTGGTAATGCGCTTTTGGGTAAAAAAAGCTTTGCTTTGCGTATTGCATCTGTTATGGGCCGAGATGAAGGCTGGTTAGCAGAGCATATGTTAATCCTTGCAATTACGAATCCAGAGGGAATAAAAAAATATTTCGCAGCTGCATTTCCCAGTGCTTGTGGAAAAACTAATTTAGCTATGCTATTGCCAAGCCTTCCTGACTGGAAAATTGAATGTGTAGGAGATGATATTGCTTGGTTGCATATAAGAGATCAAAAGCTTTACGCAATTAATCCAGAGGCTGGTTTTTTTGGAGTTGCACCTGGGACTTCTTTTACTTCCAATCCCAACGCAATGAATACTTTCACACATGATACCATTTTCACAAATGTTGCATTGACAGAAGATAAAGATGTATGGTGGGAAGGAATGACACAGCAACCTCCTTCTCAATTGACAGATTGGCAAGGAAATCCTTGGACTCCTAATTCTAAGCATTTCGCAGCTCATCCTAATGCACGTTTTACAGTCTCCGCCAAGCAATGTCCTGTGATTGACCCTAGCTGGGAAAATCCAGAAGGAGTTCCCATATCTGCAATTATTTTTGGTGGTAGGCGTTCGAATACCGTGCCTTTGGTCTATGAAGCTTTTGATTGGACTCATGGAGTTTTTTTAGGAGCATGTATGTCTTCTGAAATGACAGCAGCAGCTAGTGGGGAGATAGGTAAGTTGCGTCATGACCCTTTTGCTATGCTCCCCTTTTGTGGTTATAATATGGCAGACTATTTCAATCATTGGCTAAGCATAGAGAAAAATAGTGTAGCTTTGCCTAAAATTTTCCATGTGAATTGGTTTTTAAAAGATGATAAGGGTAAATATATTTGGCCAGGCTTTGGAGATAATATTCGTGTATTAAAATGGATTTTTGAAAGAGTGGACCAAAACGATAATTTTCAAACTTCTGCTATTGGCAATCTTCCTAAAGAAGACTCTTTGGATATCTCCGGGTTATCTCTGACCTCTGATCAATTAAAGCAACTCTTTGCCATTCATGTTACACAGTGGCGTCAAGAGATAAAAGAGATGCATCGTTATTTTACTTTATTTGGCTCAGAACTTCCTCCTCATATGCTACACCAACTACAAGCATTAGAGAAAAGAATCCAATAA
- a CDS encoding rod shape-determining protein produces MAKANSGSLKTVFKTTSGKFINRFTNVSGLFSSDIGIDLGTANTLVYVRGKGIVLAEPSVVAVDSTNNEVLAVGRRAKDMLGKTPRKIHAVRPMKDGVIADFEIAEGMLKALIKQVTPARSFFRPKILIAVPSGITGVEKRAVEDSALRAGAQEVILIEEPMAAAIGVDLPVHEPVANMIIDVGGGTTEIAILSLGGIVESRSLRIAGDEFDECIVNYMRRTYNLMIGPRTAEEIKVTIGSAYPLGEHELEMEVRGRDQVAGLPVTKRINSVEIRECLAEPIQQIVECVKLTLEQCPPELAADLVERGMVLAGGGALIKGFDKSLIKETGLPVIVAPNPLLAVCLGTGKALEYLDKFKKRRSVT; encoded by the coding sequence ATGGCTAAAGCAAATTCTGGTTCACTTAAAACGGTTTTCAAAACAACTTCTGGTAAATTTATAAATAGATTTACCAATGTTTCTGGTCTTTTTTCTAGTGACATTGGAATTGATTTAGGAACAGCAAATACTCTTGTATATGTGCGTGGAAAAGGAATTGTATTAGCTGAACCCTCTGTTGTAGCTGTTGATTCTACAAATAATGAAGTCTTAGCTGTGGGGCGTAGAGCAAAAGATATGTTAGGAAAAACACCGCGTAAAATACATGCGGTTCGGCCCATGAAAGATGGTGTTATTGCTGACTTTGAAATTGCAGAGGGGATGTTAAAAGCCTTAATTAAGCAAGTAACTCCTGCGCGTAGTTTTTTCCGTCCTAAGATTTTGATTGCAGTTCCTTCTGGTATTACAGGAGTAGAAAAACGTGCTGTTGAAGATTCTGCCTTGCGTGCTGGGGCTCAAGAAGTCATTTTAATTGAAGAGCCGATGGCAGCTGCTATTGGTGTAGATCTTCCTGTTCATGAGCCTGTTGCAAATATGATTATTGACGTAGGTGGAGGAACAACCGAAATTGCCATTCTCTCTCTTGGAGGAATTGTTGAATCTCGTTCTTTAAGAATTGCAGGGGATGAATTTGATGAATGCATCGTCAATTATATGCGTCGTACTTACAATTTGATGATTGGTCCAAGAACAGCTGAGGAAATTAAGGTTACCATTGGCTCTGCTTATCCTTTAGGAGAACATGAACTTGAAATGGAAGTACGTGGCCGAGATCAAGTAGCAGGCCTTCCTGTTACAAAAAGGATTAATTCAGTAGAAATTCGAGAATGCTTAGCAGAACCTATTCAACAAATCGTTGAATGTGTAAAATTGACACTTGAACAATGCCCTCCTGAATTAGCTGCAGATTTAGTAGAAAGAGGTATGGTGTTAGCAGGAGGAGGTGCTTTAATTAAAGGATTTGATAAATCTTTAATTAAAGAAACAGGCCTTCCTGTAATCGTAGCTCCTAATCCGCTTTTAGCCGTTTGTTTAGGGACAGGAAAAGCATTAGAATATTTAGATAAATTTAAAAAGCGTAGATCAGTTACTTGA
- a CDS encoding DEAD/DEAH box helicase — MLNFRKLKQDFSSAIVKEGRELYDKQKVVSAKLLHLDAKTMRISAKVMGQYDNCYESEIEIDRLECETRDSNCDCPYNYDCQHLAALIFYLEENLDSILVAFSKENNLKQLGATIGIDKVEQEQLLEKIKQAESKIFQQQEEQHQKQVLQEYTVASGHLAVSPFFRSYQKQELDKADFALIFNPILEEDNKIIEMQIALRLPYRSKPLYVPNARLFLERLRYEEIICIAGKNYCFSLQSFDAMQQEIVQIIRDQARFYENNHTERAQRIAYLDLETFGMILAKAYEIAMQKMAKSGLLSQEDEAPLLPGIYEATMEMPLRFSPAQAQLRFCLQYILPPTSKILIDPRILVADHAIGLEESRFFECAKPGMIYKNVYYRFPESITRLHLRNLKQIRDMTIPAPLFGTFVENALPQMARYAEIANQEALQDFVTLPFVGNLEATCDISYLDGELEASLHFNYDGHKVPVAVSQLTFKGVNCFVSEQGILARNLVEEREIIEDLFQDFLFKPDTGMYISKSEKKIVEFMTDIIPRYQQRVQFNCPQNLLDQFIYDQTQFVIDLSHTDRIGTYMIALRVNGALNGIKLDQLWECVGSRKSFIELDSPKCRVKKGSEGHKIPKILVLDLDRLYAVVQLFDEMGIEVLENHTLERPLWSLANIDGSQFEGLPIEFSMTEQLVEIRKQMIGEKQLIFSDVPASVKATLRAYQLEGVHWLERLRTMFLNGILADDMGLGKTLQAIVALTQHLTKSPRTSLIICPTSLLYNWKEEVSKFNPKMKAVVVDGAPNNRKKLIGQLDQCDIIITSYTLLQKDIEHYKVASFSYLILDEAQHIKNRGTRNAKSVKMVSADHRLILSGTPIENSLEELWSLFDFLMPGFLGTYDRFVEKYIRVSGKEQAKNLEYLRKKVAPFILRRMKCDVLDDLPPVSEIIYHCQLSELQQQLYRSYAQSARDELVKLVERDGFDRVQIHVLATLTRLKQICCHPAIFAKEKAEPGDSAKYDMLLDLLQTLVEGKHKTVIFSQYTRMLQIMREDFEAKGIRFVYLDGSSKNRLEVVKKFNEDLSISVFLVSLKAGGTGLNLVGADTVIHYDMWWNPALENQATDRVHRLGQKQSVSAYKLIALDTIEEKIAEMQRRKKGLVKKVVSCDDEVIAKLTWEDVLELLKT, encoded by the coding sequence ATGTTGAATTTTCGAAAATTAAAGCAGGATTTTTCTTCTGCAATTGTGAAAGAAGGGCGTGAGCTTTACGATAAGCAAAAAGTTGTATCAGCTAAGCTCTTACATTTAGACGCAAAGACAATGCGAATTTCCGCTAAGGTGATGGGACAATATGATAATTGTTATGAAAGCGAGATTGAAATTGATCGATTAGAATGTGAAACTAGAGACTCTAATTGCGACTGTCCTTACAATTATGATTGTCAGCATCTAGCGGCACTTATTTTTTATTTAGAAGAGAATCTCGATTCTATTTTGGTTGCTTTTTCCAAAGAAAATAATTTGAAGCAATTAGGAGCAACAATTGGAATCGACAAAGTAGAACAAGAGCAATTATTAGAGAAAATTAAACAAGCAGAAAGCAAAATTTTCCAACAACAAGAAGAACAACATCAAAAGCAGGTTCTACAAGAATATACGGTGGCTTCTGGACATCTTGCTGTATCACCCTTTTTTAGGTCTTATCAAAAACAAGAGTTAGATAAAGCAGATTTTGCTCTTATTTTTAATCCTATTTTAGAAGAAGACAATAAGATTATAGAGATGCAGATTGCTCTGCGCCTTCCTTATCGCTCCAAGCCCTTATACGTACCAAATGCAAGGCTCTTTTTAGAAAGACTGCGTTATGAAGAGATCATTTGCATTGCTGGAAAAAATTATTGTTTCTCTTTGCAATCATTTGATGCAATGCAGCAAGAGATTGTGCAAATTATACGTGATCAAGCACGTTTTTATGAAAACAATCATACAGAAAGAGCACAAAGAATTGCTTATTTGGATTTAGAAACCTTTGGTATGATTTTGGCAAAAGCATATGAAATAGCCATGCAGAAAATGGCTAAATCTGGCTTATTGTCACAAGAAGACGAAGCCCCTCTTTTGCCAGGAATCTATGAAGCTACCATGGAAATGCCTTTACGCTTTTCTCCAGCACAAGCGCAGCTACGCTTTTGCCTACAATATATTCTTCCTCCTACCTCTAAGATTTTAATCGATCCACGCATTCTTGTTGCAGATCATGCAATTGGGTTGGAAGAATCTCGATTTTTTGAATGTGCAAAACCAGGAATGATTTATAAAAATGTCTATTACCGATTCCCTGAATCTATTACAAGATTGCATTTACGTAACTTAAAACAAATTCGGGATATGACAATTCCGGCTCCGTTATTTGGGACTTTTGTGGAAAACGCACTACCGCAAATGGCTCGTTATGCAGAAATTGCTAATCAAGAAGCTCTACAAGATTTTGTTACTTTGCCATTTGTAGGTAATTTGGAAGCGACTTGTGATATTTCTTATTTGGATGGAGAGCTAGAAGCTAGTTTACATTTCAATTACGATGGACATAAAGTTCCTGTTGCAGTCTCACAACTTACTTTTAAAGGAGTGAATTGCTTTGTTTCGGAGCAAGGGATTTTGGCTCGTAATTTAGTAGAAGAGAGAGAAATCATTGAAGATTTATTTCAAGATTTTCTTTTTAAGCCCGATACTGGGATGTATATCTCAAAATCTGAGAAAAAGATTGTCGAGTTTATGACAGATATTATCCCTAGGTATCAACAGAGAGTGCAATTTAATTGTCCACAGAATTTACTCGATCAATTTATCTACGATCAAACACAATTTGTCATCGATTTGTCTCACACAGATCGAATTGGTACTTATATGATTGCATTAAGAGTTAATGGTGCTCTTAATGGGATTAAACTCGATCAACTTTGGGAATGTGTAGGGTCTAGAAAATCTTTTATCGAACTTGATTCCCCTAAATGTCGTGTGAAAAAAGGGAGTGAAGGTCATAAAATTCCTAAAATCTTAGTTTTAGATTTAGATCGACTCTATGCAGTTGTGCAGTTATTTGACGAAATGGGTATAGAGGTTCTTGAGAACCACACACTGGAAAGACCTCTTTGGAGCTTAGCTAATATTGATGGATCTCAATTTGAAGGTTTACCTATAGAATTTTCCATGACGGAGCAACTAGTAGAAATCCGCAAACAGATGATTGGTGAAAAGCAATTGATCTTTTCTGATGTGCCAGCTTCTGTAAAAGCTACATTGCGCGCTTATCAACTAGAGGGAGTACATTGGTTAGAAAGGCTTAGAACTATGTTTTTAAATGGAATTCTTGCTGATGACATGGGTCTTGGTAAAACCCTGCAAGCCATTGTTGCTTTGACACAGCATTTAACAAAAAGCCCTCGAACCTCTCTTATTATTTGTCCAACTTCTCTACTGTATAATTGGAAAGAAGAAGTATCCAAGTTTAATCCTAAAATGAAAGCTGTTGTAGTCGATGGAGCTCCCAATAATCGGAAAAAATTGATTGGACAGTTAGATCAGTGTGATATTATTATTACTTCTTATACCTTATTACAAAAAGATATTGAGCATTATAAAGTTGCTAGTTTTTCTTATCTGATCTTAGATGAAGCACAACATATTAAGAACCGGGGCACTCGAAATGCCAAATCGGTTAAAATGGTATCAGCAGATCACAGATTAATTTTATCAGGAACACCAATTGAAAACTCTTTGGAAGAACTTTGGAGCTTATTTGATTTCTTAATGCCTGGATTTTTAGGAACCTATGATAGGTTTGTAGAAAAATACATCCGTGTTTCAGGTAAAGAACAAGCTAAAAATTTGGAGTATTTACGCAAAAAAGTGGCTCCTTTTATCTTACGAAGGATGAAATGCGATGTATTAGATGATCTACCGCCTGTCTCAGAGATTATTTACCACTGTCAACTCTCAGAGCTGCAGCAGCAACTCTATCGATCTTATGCACAATCTGCTCGTGATGAATTAGTGAAGTTGGTAGAAAGAGATGGTTTTGATCGAGTACAAATCCATGTTCTGGCAACCCTTACTAGGCTAAAGCAGATCTGTTGTCATCCTGCGATTTTTGCAAAAGAAAAAGCAGAACCTGGCGATTCTGCTAAATATGATATGCTGCTTGATCTCTTACAAACACTAGTAGAAGGTAAGCACAAAACCGTGATCTTTTCTCAATACACACGTATGTTACAGATTATGAGAGAGGACTTTGAAGCAAAAGGGATTCGTTTCGTATACTTGGACGGGTCTAGTAAGAATCGCCTAGAAGTTGTTAAGAAGTTCAATGAGGATCTTTCCATTTCTGTGTTTTTAGTCTCTTTAAAAGCAGGTGGAACAGGTTTAAATCTCGTAGGAGCTGATACTGTCATTCATTACGATATGTGGTGGAACCCAGCTTTGGAGAACCAAGCAACAGATAGAGTACATAGATTAGGGCAAAAGCAGTCGGTTTCAGCCTATAAGCTCATTGCGCTTGATACCATTGAAGAAAAAATAGCAGAAATGCAGAGAAGAAAAAAAGGATTGGTCAAGAAAGTTGTAAGTTGCGATGATGAGGTGATAGCAAAGCTCACCTGGGAAGATGTATTAGAGCTTTTAAAGACGTAA